From Pararhizobium sp. A13:
CTTCACCGAGCAAGAGGGCGGTGCCGGACGGCGCGTCAACCTTGTGCTTGTGATGCATTTCGAGGATTTCGATGTCCCAGTCCGCTGGCCCGAGCGCGCGCGTTGCCTGTTCGGTGAGAACACCGAGAAGATTGACGCCGAGGCTCATATTGCCGGATTTGACGATCCGCGCGTGCCGCGCTGCCGCCTTGATCTTCTCGTCGTCACCGCTCGAGCAGCCAGTTGTGCCGATGACATGGACGATGCGCGCCTGCGCGGCGAGACCGGCAAACTCGACGGAGGCCACCGGCGAGGTAAAGTCGAGCACGCCTTCAGCCTCGACAAAGGCTTCGAGCGGCTTGTCGCTGATCGCGACGCCGATCGGGCCCAATCCCGCAATCTCGCCGGCATCGCGGCCGATGAAATTCGAACCCGGCCGTTCGACGGCGGCAAAGAGCTGGGCTCCCGGCATCGCATTGATCGTGCGGATCAGCGTCTGGCCCATTCGGCCGGCGGCCCCCACCACCACGAGTTTCATGTCCGTCCCGCTCATGCCTGCCTCATTTCCTGTCCATCATCAACGTCGGCTTCCGCCGCTGGCTGGGCGTTGCCCTGCAGATTGTGCAATCGAGCGTAAAGACCGTCTGCGCGCTTCGCAAGCGCCTCGTGGGTGCCTTCCTCGACCACCAGCCCGTCCTTCATGACGATGATCTTGTCCGCGTTGACGACGGTCGAAAGCCGGTGGGCGATGACAACCACGGTACGGCCGCTCATGGCGTGATCGAGCGCCTTCTGCACGGCCGCTTCCGATTCGGTGTCCAGCGCAGAGGTCGCTTCGTCGAGCAGAAGGATCGGTGCCTGGCGTACCAGCGCACGGGCGATCGACAGCCGCTGGCGCTGGCCGCCGGAGAGGGTCACGCCGTTTTCTCCGACGGGCGTATCGTAGCCTTGCGGCTGCGCGCGAATGAAGTCATGGGCATAGGCGAGCTTTGCCGCTTCCTCGACCTCCGCGTCCGTCGCCTCCGGGCGGCCGTAGCGGATATTGTCGCGGATCGACCCTTCGAAGAGGTAAGGCTGCTGCGAAACATAGGCGAGGCCGTTGCGCAGCGATTGTTTGGTGACGTGGGCGATGTCCTGCCCGTCGATCAGAATCTCGCCGCCGGAGGGGTCGTAGAATCGGGGAATGAGGCTGATCACCGTCGATTTGCCGGCGCCGGAAGGTCCGACCAGCGCGGTTGTCTTGCCGCCTTCCGCAACAAAGCTGACGCCCTTCAGGATGTCGTCGCCCTGGTTATATCCGAAACGGACGTGCCTGAACTCGATCGTCGCTTGCTGCAGCGCGAGATTGCCGGCACCGGGAAGGTCGCGCTGGTGTGGCACGGTATCGAGGATTTCGTATATCATCCGGGCATTGACGACGGCGCGCTCGAGCGAGACCTGGAGCCTCGCAAGGCGGCGGGCCGGGTCATAGGCCATCAAGAGCGCGGTGACGAAGGCGAAGAAAGCCCCCGGCTGGATGCCGTTGTAGATCGATCGGAAGGCCGCATAGGCAAGTACGCTGGAAATCGCGAACCCGGCAAAGGTTTCCGTCATCGGGGCGGTCCGTTCGCTTAAGCGGGCGATGCGGTTGGCGCGGTTTTCGGCTCGGTCGATGATCGTCTCGACCTTGGTCTTCAGTTGCTTCTCCATCGTGAAGGCCTTGACGATGGTGATGCCCTGAATGGTTTCCTGCATGGCCCCGAGCACGTGGCTG
This genomic window contains:
- the dapB gene encoding 4-hydroxy-tetrahydrodipicolinate reductase; translated protein: MSGTDMKLVVVGAAGRMGQTLIRTINAMPGAQLFAAVERPGSNFIGRDAGEIAGLGPIGVAISDKPLEAFVEAEGVLDFTSPVASVEFAGLAAQARIVHVIGTTGCSSGDDEKIKAAARHARIVKSGNMSLGVNLLGVLTEQATRALGPADWDIEILEMHHKHKVDAPSGTALLLGEAAAKGRGIDLANQSVRVRDGHTGARLAGTIGFATLRGGSVIGEHSVILAGEGEQVTLSHSATDRSIFARGAVTAALWARDQKPGLYSMLDVLGLS
- a CDS encoding ABC transporter ATP-binding protein is translated as MAPASASGFKETSLKQAKTKLPPVDRETITSVLKRVITENGRAHMRGYIFAIACLALVAGTTAFTAWIMESVVNEAFANKRADIVLYICGAIFVAFVVRGFATYGQAVALSKIGNSIVASYQRRLYSHLMALSVGYFSETRSARISAQISQNVSGIRDVLNMTVTSLARDFLTLVALIGVMISKDWLLTLIVFVIAPPLLIGLRYVSRRLKQATRESVEINSHVLGAMQETIQGITIVKAFTMEKQLKTKVETIIDRAENRANRIARLSERTAPMTETFAGFAISSVLAYAAFRSIYNGIQPGAFFAFVTALLMAYDPARRLARLQVSLERAVVNARMIYEILDTVPHQRDLPGAGNLALQQATIEFRHVRFGYNQGDDILKGVSFVAEGGKTTALVGPSGAGKSTVISLIPRFYDPSGGEILIDGQDIAHVTKQSLRNGLAYVSQQPYLFEGSIRDNIRYGRPEATDAEVEEAAKLAYAHDFIRAQPQGYDTPVGENGVTLSGGQRQRLSIARALVRQAPILLLDEATSALDTESEAAVQKALDHAMSGRTVVVIAHRLSTVVNADKIIVMKDGLVVEEGTHEALAKRADGLYARLHNLQGNAQPAAEADVDDGQEMRQA